One Mailhella massiliensis DNA segment encodes these proteins:
- a CDS encoding shikimate kinase, protein MKNLVLIGLSGCGKSTFGRRLSRRLHMPLFDTDVMIEKKTGRIIADIFAEDGEAAFRDMESACAREAAAMEGVIISTGGGMILREKNMEELSRNGLVVFIDRHPSHILRSTTLGDRPLVQNDRDRLFRLYAERIALYRRYAHITVPNHGGPRTLKRRILQILRRFRHETKTELS, encoded by the coding sequence ATGAAGAATCTCGTGCTCATCGGCCTTTCCGGCTGCGGCAAAAGCACCTTCGGCAGAAGGCTTTCCCGCAGACTGCACATGCCGCTCTTCGATACCGACGTCATGATCGAGAAAAAGACCGGCCGCATCATCGCCGATATCTTTGCAGAAGACGGCGAAGCCGCCTTCCGCGACATGGAATCGGCCTGCGCCAGGGAAGCCGCAGCCATGGAAGGCGTCATCATCTCCACAGGCGGAGGCATGATACTGCGCGAAAAAAACATGGAAGAACTTTCCCGCAACGGGCTTGTCGTGTTCATCGACCGCCACCCCTCGCATATCCTGCGCTCCACCACTCTGGGCGACCGGCCCCTCGTGCAGAACGACAGAGACCGGCTTTTCCGCCTCTACGCGGAACGCATCGCCCTGTACCGCCGTTATGCCCACATCACCGTTCCCAACCACGGCGGCCCGAGAACCCTCAAACGGCGCATTCTTCAGATACTGCGCCGCTTCCGGCACGAAACAAAGACAGAACTGTCCTGA